The following proteins are co-located in the Gemmatimonadota bacterium genome:
- a CDS encoding cobalamin B12-binding domain-containing protein — MAENIRVLVAKPGLDGHDRGAKVVAAALRDAGMEVIYTGLRQTPEMIVEAAVQEDVDVVALSILSGAHMTIFPRVMDLLREKGVQHMLLTGGGIIPKSDGEELAKIGVGKLFGPGTSTRDIIAYINEEVGRRRVADEI, encoded by the coding sequence ATGGCGGAAAATATTCGGGTTCTCGTCGCCAAACCGGGCCTGGACGGCCATGACAGGGGCGCCAAGGTGGTGGCCGCGGCCTTGCGCGACGCCGGCATGGAAGTGATCTACACCGGGCTCCGGCAGACGCCCGAAATGATCGTGGAGGCGGCCGTGCAGGAGGACGTGGACGTGGTCGCGCTGAGCATCCTCTCGGGCGCCCATATGACCATCTTCCCCCGCGTCATGGACCTGCTGCGGGAAAAGGGCGTCCAGCACATGCTCCTCACCGGCGGCGGCATTATCCCGAAGTCCGACGGGGAGGAACTCGCAAAGATCGGCGTGGGGAAGCTGTTCGGCCCGGGCACATCGACGCGGGACATCATCGCCTACATCAATGAGGAAGTGGGTCGCCGGCGTGTGGCGGACGAGATTTAG
- a CDS encoding amidohydrolase, whose translation MRQSVIAATIAGLMSLVWTAGGEAQVRRSTADLVLKNGIVYTMDANRPKAQAVAVIGNRIAVVGVDADVDPFIGPDTRVIDLQGQTLVPGLKESHGHLMGIGIAKMTVDLVGISGYDELIERVLAAAEGVGEGEWITGRGWHEEKWTDRSSLTVRGFMTHHRLSEAVPDIPVYVRRADGHAAFANARAMELMGIDRNTRSPEGGDIIKDADGNPTGILVDKAMGLVSVPGFTENQRRQALELGIQECLANGITMFDDAGVGEDGIDLYKEYADAGKLDMRVYVMASNLHTMVALQKPWSHPDGFLTVRAVKMYGDGALGSRGAWLLEPYEDDPGNSGFPTTPPDMIYDAARFALEHGWQVCTHAIGDRGNRMMLDMYEKAMEEFPHVKDHRFRDEHTQILDEADIPRFAQLGVIASMQGIHATSDLPWAPDRLGSARTAEGGYVWQKLLQHGVKIINGTDAPVEDVSPIASFYASVTRERPDGTPEGGMFGDQRMSRQEALRSYTLDAAYGSFHEDLLGSIEQGKLADFTVLSKDIMTVPENEILDTEVVYTIVDGKVRYERGRPAIP comes from the coding sequence ATGCGACAGTCAGTGATTGCAGCGACCATAGCGGGACTGATGTCCCTGGTATGGACCGCCGGCGGAGAAGCCCAGGTACGCCGGTCCACCGCGGACCTGGTACTTAAAAACGGCATAGTCTACACGATGGACGCCAATCGTCCCAAGGCGCAGGCCGTGGCCGTCATCGGCAACCGGATTGCCGTCGTGGGCGTCGATGCGGACGTGGACCCCTTCATCGGTCCGGATACCCGGGTGATCGATCTCCAGGGCCAGACCCTGGTGCCCGGGTTGAAAGAGAGCCACGGCCACCTCATGGGCATAGGGATTGCCAAGATGACGGTCGACCTGGTGGGCATTTCGGGTTATGACGAACTCATCGAACGGGTGCTCGCGGCGGCCGAGGGTGTGGGGGAAGGCGAGTGGATCACCGGCCGCGGATGGCACGAGGAGAAGTGGACGGACCGCAGTTCGCTCACGGTCCGCGGGTTCATGACCCACCACAGACTGAGCGAGGCCGTGCCCGATATCCCGGTATACGTGCGACGGGCCGACGGCCATGCCGCCTTTGCCAACGCCCGGGCTATGGAACTCATGGGTATAGACCGGAACACGCGGTCTCCTGAAGGCGGCGATATCATCAAGGATGCCGACGGCAACCCCACGGGTATCCTGGTGGACAAGGCCATGGGACTGGTGAGCGTTCCCGGCTTCACCGAAAACCAGCGGCGACAGGCCCTTGAACTCGGCATTCAGGAATGCCTGGCCAACGGTATCACCATGTTCGACGACGCCGGGGTCGGCGAGGACGGGATCGACCTGTACAAGGAGTACGCGGACGCGGGCAAGCTGGACATGCGCGTCTACGTGATGGCCTCGAATCTGCACACCATGGTCGCCCTGCAGAAACCGTGGTCTCACCCCGATGGGTTTCTCACCGTCCGGGCCGTCAAGATGTACGGAGACGGAGCGCTCGGTTCGCGGGGCGCCTGGCTGCTGGAGCCCTACGAGGACGATCCGGGGAATTCCGGATTCCCCACGACCCCGCCCGACATGATCTACGACGCCGCCCGTTTCGCCCTGGAGCATGGCTGGCAGGTTTGCACCCACGCCATCGGCGACCGCGGAAACCGCATGATGCTCGACATGTACGAGAAGGCGATGGAGGAATTCCCCCACGTGAAGGACCACCGGTTCCGCGACGAGCATACCCAGATCCTGGACGAGGCGGACATCCCCCGGTTCGCCCAGCTGGGCGTGATCGCGTCGATGCAGGGCATACATGCGACCTCGGACCTTCCCTGGGCGCCGGACCGGCTCGGTAGCGCCCGCACGGCGGAGGGCGGCTATGTCTGGCAGAAGCTGCTGCAGCATGGCGTGAAGATCATCAACGGGACCGACGCGCCGGTGGAAGACGTCAGTCCCATCGCCTCCTTCTACGCCAGCGTAACCCGTGAGCGGCCCGACGGTACGCCCGAAGGCGGGATGTTCGGCGACCAGCGCATGTCGCGCCAGGAGGCGCTCAGGTCCTATACCCTGGACGCCGCCTACGGCTCGTTTCACGAAGACCTGCTCGGGTCCATCGAGCAAGGCAAGCTCGCCGATTTCACGGTGCTGTCGAAGGACATCATGACCGTGCCCGAGAACGAAATCCTGGACACGGAAGTCGTGTATACCATCGTGGACGGGAAGGTTCGGTACGAGCGAGGGCGGCCCGCGATTCCGTGA
- a CDS encoding outer membrane lipoprotein carrier protein LolA, which yields MAAHLWVGLLTGLFVMQGVGAPGSVRMPEDVGSPEDVGPLRGFVAPEQPHTAEIVTGKMRQRLDGVRSLAARYTVTTFAAVLESRSETEGKLYLQRDRNRLRLEEAGQTIVSDGETLWTYVPGNRQVIVSPAGEEGTESGPGRTSRPGRPDDFIFNYSNRYLYALEGREPVDGMPCSRLRLTAVEPADGLPDLRIWVDEENWLTRKVTYTDDMGSETTLRFMDYRLNEKLAPGLFEMTVPEGVEWVDLR from the coding sequence ATGGCCGCGCATCTCTGGGTCGGCCTGTTGACCGGGCTGTTCGTGATGCAGGGCGTTGGAGCACCGGGAAGCGTCCGGATGCCGGAAGACGTCGGATCGCCGGAGGACGTCGGACCGCTGCGGGGCTTTGTAGCGCCGGAGCAGCCTCATACGGCGGAGATCGTCACCGGAAAGATGCGCCAGCGCCTCGACGGCGTGCGGTCGCTGGCGGCCCGGTATACCGTTACGACGTTCGCGGCCGTGCTCGAAAGCCGGAGTGAGACCGAGGGGAAACTCTATCTGCAGAGGGACCGGAACCGCCTGCGCCTGGAAGAGGCCGGCCAGACCATCGTTTCAGACGGCGAGACGCTGTGGACTTACGTGCCCGGAAACCGCCAGGTCATCGTGTCGCCGGCGGGAGAAGAAGGGACGGAATCCGGACCCGGGCGTACGAGCCGGCCAGGCCGACCGGACGACTTCATATTCAACTACTCGAACCGTTACCTGTATGCGCTGGAGGGCAGGGAACCGGTCGATGGCATGCCGTGTTCCCGGCTCAGGCTCACCGCCGTCGAACCGGCCGACGGCCTTCCGGATCTGCGCATCTGGGTGGACGAGGAAAACTGGCTTACTCGGAAAGTGACGTATACGGACGACATGGGGTCTGAAACCACCCTGCGTTTCATGGATTACCGACTAAACGAGAAACTCGCTCCCGGGCTGTTCGAAATGACGGTGCCCGAGGGGGTCGAATGGGTTGACCTGCGCTGA